A genomic window from Motacilla alba alba isolate MOTALB_02 chromosome 6, Motacilla_alba_V1.0_pri, whole genome shotgun sequence includes:
- the PLAC9 gene encoding placenta-specific protein 9: MLFLWALAFVLVLQEQDPLAAADPVSMVPGSLERGTWCNEHMLHERLDTIEEKVIKTVEHLESEVKSLLNIISETTLNIPTVPGTPLIDVFDDTS, encoded by the exons ATGCTTTTCCTCTGGGCACTGGCATTTGTTCTAGTCCTGCAGGAGCAAGATCCTTTAG ctgctgctgatcctGTCAGTATGGTACCTGGAAGTTTGGAAAGAGGAACCTGGTGTAATGAACATATGCTCCACGAACGCTTAGATACTATTGAAGAG AAGGTAATAAAAACAGTGGAGCACCTAGAATCAGAAGTCAAATCACTCCTCAACATCATCAGTGAGACAACACTGAATATCCCCACCGTTCCAGGAACTCCTCTTATAGACGTTTTTGATG ATACCAGCTGA